One Campylobacter lari DNA segment encodes these proteins:
- a CDS encoding NFACT RNA binding domain-containing protein produces the protein MKYTDLIQIKDYFKQFQRLNYLKRLDDNILELSLDHQVFILDLTRGKSGIYQDKLQAKVYNAPFDFMLKKYFSNAKILNLEVLENNRILSFEVLSEKSYKAYGAKIYFEFTGKNTNVIITDTNDIIIEALRHIDKSYRIVKIGEKLQALKAYEIKEKFVKIDDFNAYFKESAKKLQQDRLKDIKENKLLNVDKKIFTLKESIENLEQESNLLKKAQELSQKADVLFANLNSLKDYQREFILQDFNANELAFKLEDTPKNSANEFYKMAKKLKQKAKNINIEREILSEKLDFLINLKDLITKSTSLRELEVLMPKKSKKTKKEELNAGVSSFYFDEFKISVGRNEKANEYLLKIAKKDDIWLHVKDYPSAHVIITSNKLKISQLVLEFAAKLCVEFSKLSSGAYFVDYTSKNFVKVREKAFVNYTNYKTISILKE, from the coding sequence ATGAAATATACAGATTTAATACAAATAAAAGATTATTTTAAACAATTCCAAAGACTAAATTATCTCAAACGCCTTGATGATAATATCTTAGAGCTTAGCTTAGATCATCAAGTTTTTATACTAGATTTAACACGTGGAAAAAGTGGAATTTACCAAGATAAACTCCAAGCAAAAGTCTATAATGCACCTTTTGATTTTATGTTAAAAAAATACTTTTCTAATGCAAAGATTTTAAATTTAGAAGTATTAGAAAATAATAGAATTTTATCTTTTGAAGTTTTATCGGAAAAATCTTACAAAGCTTATGGAGCTAAGATTTATTTTGAATTTACAGGAAAAAACACTAATGTAATCATCACAGACACTAATGATATTATCATAGAAGCTTTACGTCATATAGATAAAAGCTACCGTATTGTAAAAATAGGCGAAAAACTTCAAGCTTTAAAAGCTTATGAGATCAAAGAAAAGTTTGTAAAGATTGATGATTTTAATGCGTATTTTAAAGAAAGTGCTAAAAAGTTACAGCAAGATCGTTTAAAAGACATAAAAGAAAATAAACTTTTAAATGTAGATAAAAAAATCTTTACCCTTAAAGAGAGTATAGAAAATTTAGAGCAAGAAAGCAATTTGTTAAAAAAAGCTCAAGAATTAAGCCAAAAAGCAGATGTTTTATTTGCTAATTTAAATTCTTTAAAAGATTATCAAAGAGAATTTATTTTGCAAGATTTTAATGCAAATGAACTTGCTTTTAAGCTCGAAGATACTCCTAAAAATAGCGCGAATGAATTTTATAAAATGGCAAAAAAGCTAAAACAAAAGGCTAAAAATATCAATATAGAAAGAGAAATTTTAAGTGAAAAACTTGATTTTTTAATCAATTTAAAAGATTTAATCACTAAAAGCACTTCTTTGCGAGAATTAGAAGTTTTAATGCCTAAAAAAAGTAAAAAAACCAAAAAAGAAGAGTTGAATGCAGGGGTTAGTAGTTTTTATTTTGATGAGTTTAAAATCAGCGTAGGGCGCAATGAAAAAGCTAATGAATACTTGTTAAAAATAGCTAAAAAAGATGATATTTGGTTGCACGTGAAAGATTATCCTAGTGCACATGTGATCATCACTTCAAATAAATTAAAAATAAGTCAATTAGTGCTAGAATTTGCAGCAAAACTTTGTGTGGAATTTTCCAAGCTAAGCTCTGGAGCTTATTTTGTCGATTATACGAGTAAGAATTTTGTTAAGGTTAGAGAAAAGGCTTTTGTAAATTATACAAATTATAAGACTATAAGCATTTTAAAGGAGTAA
- a CDS encoding molybdenum cofactor guanylyltransferase encodes MSEKIPYPCVILCGGKSSRMGEDKSLLQVDDKNLTLYQYEKMSKIFNQVFISTKKDKFHQKNLALILDEDLNNYSPLIALNSILKHFQNTYVFILSVDTPSISKESIYKLFHHLKAQNILLASTKKHKHYLCGFYHSRNFEKTLQFLQENNHKLALFCDTMKAEFIEFENENEFINLNYLNEYKKWLHEKDNSTHTMCF; translated from the coding sequence ATGAGTGAAAAAATTCCCTATCCTTGTGTGATTTTATGTGGCGGAAAGTCTTCACGTATGGGAGAAGATAAAAGCTTATTGCAAGTAGATGATAAAAACTTAACTCTTTATCAGTATGAAAAAATGTCAAAAATTTTTAATCAAGTTTTTATTAGCACCAAAAAAGATAAATTTCATCAAAAAAACTTAGCACTTATTTTAGATGAGGATTTAAACAACTATTCTCCACTCATTGCCTTAAATTCTATACTTAAACATTTTCAAAATACCTATGTATTTATCCTTAGTGTAGATACTCCGAGTATAAGCAAAGAAAGTATTTATAAACTTTTTCATCATCTAAAAGCACAAAATATACTCTTAGCAAGCACAAAAAAACACAAGCATTATTTGTGCGGATTTTATCATAGTAGAAATTTTGAAAAAACTTTGCAATTTTTACAAGAAAATAACCACAAACTAGCCCTTTTTTGTGATACAATGAAAGCAGAATTTATAGAGTTTGAAAATGAAAATGAGTTTATAAATTTAAATTATTTAAACGAATACAAAAAGTGGCTTCATGAAAAGGACAATTCTACCCATACTATGTGCTTTTAG
- a CDS encoding phospholipase A, giving the protein MKRTILPILCAFSALANEDLINQALEYERQGKYKKAMQIYKSLALKDTAKTKNLELSLNNEQNTTKERKIDDFNPRSEALANYLGTEKSYNPFGISTHNLSYFMPVSYSFSKRDYKSTETKFQISLKKTLFENLLGLNESYNIAYTQISWWQLYEHSSPFRETNYLPEFFINFPISGHGAFENLKNVRVGLLHESNGQDDPKSRSWNRIYLSNAWFFGDFVFIPRVWLRIPEKSSEDDNPDIEKYLGNFDINLAYTQDDYFINILWRNNLNFANNRGAVEISGAYKISNNGLYIYTQYFNGYGESLIEYNKSSSRLSSGILLMY; this is encoded by the coding sequence ATGAAAAGGACAATTCTACCCATACTATGTGCTTTTAGTGCTTTAGCAAATGAAGATTTAATCAATCAAGCCTTAGAATATGAAAGGCAAGGTAAGTATAAAAAGGCTATGCAAATTTATAAAAGCTTAGCTTTAAAAGATACAGCGAAAACAAAAAATTTAGAACTTTCTCTTAATAATGAGCAAAATACAACAAAAGAACGCAAAATAGATGATTTTAACCCAAGAAGCGAAGCTTTAGCAAATTACCTTGGCACAGAAAAATCATATAATCCTTTTGGTATTAGCACGCATAATCTTAGTTATTTTATGCCTGTTTCTTATAGTTTTAGCAAAAGAGATTATAAAAGCACTGAAACTAAATTTCAAATTAGTCTTAAAAAAACTCTTTTTGAAAATCTTTTGGGTTTAAATGAAAGTTACAACATAGCTTATACACAAATTTCGTGGTGGCAGCTTTATGAGCATTCATCGCCTTTTAGAGAAACTAATTATTTGCCTGAATTTTTCATCAATTTTCCTATAAGTGGGCATGGAGCTTTTGAAAATTTAAAAAATGTACGCGTTGGTTTGTTGCACGAATCAAACGGACAAGATGATCCAAAATCAAGATCTTGGAATAGAATTTATCTAAGCAATGCGTGGTTTTTTGGGGACTTTGTGTTTATACCTAGGGTTTGGCTAAGAATTCCTGAAAAAAGCTCAGAGGATGATAATCCCGATATAGAAAAATATTTGGGTAATTTTGATATCAATCTTGCTTATACTCAAGATGATTATTTTATCAATATCTTATGGCGTAATAATTTAAATTTTGCTAATAACCGCGGTGCAGTGGAAATAAGCGGAGCTTATAAAATTTCTAACAATGGCTTGTATATTTACACTCAGTATTTTAATGGTTATGGTGAGAGTCTTATTGAGTATAATAAATCTTCAAGCAGACTCTCAAGCGGAATTTTGTTAATGTATTAA
- a CDS encoding Na+/H+ antiporter NhaC family protein — MLLTNPVFIGVVLMTLLCFFRFNVLLSVLLSGLFVGVWSKFMNVEHLTLMEFFTQLPQAMMDSMKVLIDGMQGNLQTALSYILLGAVAAAISKTNLTAYLIKIVSHYISHKKYLLILSLAFIACFSQNLIPIHVAFVPLLIPPLLKLFNKLKIDRRAIACALTFGLTTPYMVVPLGFGLIFQTLLVDNLNSNGVQISLREVSQTMAFAAICMLVGLFLAVFVFYAKPREYQEEQIAKMDFENLKMSKKEWGVLAGLLLTLILQILTHNLPLSGLLGFVLMVVLGGVEYNKVNLVFDDGLKIMGYIAFVMLVASGYGEVLKQSGGIAELVKTSVPFMEQSHFLAIFIMLAIGLLITIGIGSSFGTIPIIAALFCPICIELGFSPAAIIFIIGVAGALGDAGSPASETTLGVSVGLNADKQGDHIKDTCIPTFLCFNGSLLILGSVIAFFLI; from the coding sequence ATGCTTTTAACTAATCCAGTATTTATAGGCGTTGTATTGATGACGCTTTTGTGTTTTTTTAGGTTTAATGTTTTGCTTAGTGTTTTGCTTTCTGGGCTTTTTGTGGGCGTTTGGTCTAAATTTATGAATGTAGAGCATTTAACTTTGATGGAGTTTTTTACTCAACTTCCACAAGCTATGATGGATTCTATGAAAGTTTTAATCGATGGTATGCAAGGAAATTTACAAACAGCACTAAGTTATATTTTACTTGGAGCAGTGGCTGCTGCTATATCAAAAACTAATTTAACAGCATATTTGATTAAAATAGTTTCGCATTATATTTCACATAAAAAATACTTACTTATACTTTCTTTGGCATTTATTGCTTGTTTTTCACAAAATTTAATCCCTATCCACGTGGCTTTTGTGCCTTTATTGATCCCACCTTTGTTAAAACTTTTTAATAAGTTAAAAATAGACCGTAGAGCCATAGCTTGTGCGCTAACTTTTGGACTTACAACTCCTTATATGGTGGTACCTTTGGGATTTGGGCTTATTTTTCAAACTTTGCTTGTGGATAATTTAAATTCAAATGGGGTACAAATTAGCCTAAGAGAAGTTTCTCAAACTATGGCTTTTGCGGCTATTTGTATGCTAGTTGGTTTGTTTTTGGCTGTGTTTGTATTTTATGCTAAACCAAGAGAATATCAAGAAGAGCAAATTGCCAAAATGGATTTTGAAAATTTAAAAATGAGTAAAAAAGAATGGGGCGTTTTAGCTGGTCTTTTGCTGACTTTGATTTTGCAAATTTTAACGCATAATTTACCTTTATCAGGACTTTTGGGTTTTGTATTGATGGTGGTTTTGGGCGGAGTAGAGTATAACAAAGTTAATCTAGTTTTTGATGATGGGCTTAAAATCATGGGTTATATAGCCTTTGTAATGCTTGTTGCTTCAGGGTATGGAGAGGTTTTAAAGCAAAGTGGGGGTATAGCTGAGCTTGTAAAAACAAGTGTGCCTTTTATGGAGCAAAGTCACTTTTTGGCTATTTTTATCATGCTAGCCATAGGGCTTTTAATTACCATAGGCATAGGTAGTTCTTTTGGTACTATTCCTATCATCGCTGCTTTGTTTTGTCCTATATGTATAGAGCTTGGTTTTTCACCTGCTGCGATTATTTTTATCATCGGCGTTGCTGGAGCTTTAGGCGATGCAGGATCGCCTGCTAGTGAAACAACTTTAGGAGTGAGCGTAGGGCTTAATGCAGATAAGCAAGGTGATCATATCAAAGATACTTGTATACCAACCTTTTTATGCTTTAATGGCTCTTTACTTATCTTAGGTAGTGTTATAGCATTTTTCTTAATTTAA
- the ilvD gene encoding dihydroxy-acid dehydratase yields MRSDAIKKGHLKAPNRSLLRACGLNDEDFNKPFIGVANSYIDIIPGHFFLNEYAKIIKDEIRKNGCIPFEFNTIGVDDGIAMGHDGMLYSLPSREIIANSIETVMNAHQLDALICIPNCDKITPGMLMGALRVNVPTIFVSGGPMRAGVNKHGEKISLSSVFEAVGAYEAKKIDEEDLKDIECKACPSGGSCSGMFTANSMNTLCEAMGIALEGNGTILALSKEREELLRKTARRICEIALDERFKIRNIITKKSISNALVVDMAMGGSSNTILHMLAIAYEAGVNLDIKELNHISANVAHIAKIAPSLNTVYMEDIHKAGGVSAVMAEIAKKPGHILELDTLDISGKTLKERIENASIKDENIIRKIDNAYSNVGGLAILFGNLAKQGCVIKTAGIMGERKFKGKAVCFNSQEEAIKGIIKGKVKEGDVCAIRYEGPKGGPGMQEMLSPTSLLTGMGLGAKVALITDGRFSGATRGLSIGHISPEAAEGGLIALLEDGDEIEIDVDTYSINVNLTQDEISKRKANFKMPYKQVNSRWLKMYQKLVSNASKGGVLDLE; encoded by the coding sequence ATGAGAAGCGACGCGATCAAAAAAGGACATTTAAAAGCACCAAATCGCTCTTTACTTAGAGCATGTGGTTTAAATGATGAGGATTTTAACAAGCCTTTTATAGGTGTGGCAAATAGCTATATAGATATCATTCCAGGACATTTTTTCTTAAATGAATATGCAAAAATCATTAAAGATGAAATTCGCAAAAATGGCTGTATTCCTTTTGAATTTAACACTATAGGTGTGGATGATGGTATAGCTATGGGACATGATGGTATGCTTTATTCTTTGCCAAGTCGTGAAATCATCGCAAACTCTATTGAAACAGTGATGAATGCACACCAACTTGATGCACTAATTTGTATCCCAAATTGTGATAAAATCACTCCAGGTATGCTCATGGGGGCTTTAAGAGTTAATGTGCCGACTATTTTTGTGAGTGGTGGGCCTATGAGAGCAGGAGTAAATAAACACGGAGAAAAAATCAGCCTAAGTTCTGTTTTTGAAGCAGTGGGAGCTTATGAGGCTAAAAAAATCGATGAAGAGGATTTAAAAGATATAGAATGCAAAGCTTGTCCTAGCGGGGGATCATGCTCGGGTATGTTTACTGCAAATTCTATGAATACTTTATGCGAGGCTATGGGTATAGCACTAGAAGGAAATGGAACCATTTTAGCACTTAGCAAAGAAAGAGAAGAGCTTTTAAGAAAGACTGCGCGTAGAATTTGTGAGATTGCTCTAGATGAGCGTTTTAAAATTCGTAATATCATTACTAAAAAATCCATTAGCAATGCTTTAGTTGTTGATATGGCTATGGGTGGAAGCTCAAATACTATCTTACATATGCTTGCCATTGCTTATGAAGCAGGTGTAAATTTGGACATAAAAGAACTCAATCACATCAGTGCTAATGTAGCTCATATAGCCAAAATTGCTCCATCTTTAAATACTGTTTATATGGAAGATATACACAAAGCAGGTGGAGTAAGTGCGGTAATGGCTGAAATAGCTAAAAAACCAGGCCATATTTTAGAACTTGATACTCTAGATATTAGCGGAAAAACTTTAAAAGAACGCATTGAGAATGCTAGTATTAAAGATGAAAATATTATAAGAAAAATAGACAATGCTTATTCAAATGTAGGTGGACTTGCTATACTTTTTGGGAATTTAGCCAAGCAAGGCTGTGTGATAAAAACTGCAGGTATTATGGGTGAGCGTAAATTCAAAGGAAAAGCGGTTTGTTTTAACTCTCAAGAAGAAGCCATTAAAGGCATTATAAAAGGTAAAGTTAAAGAAGGCGATGTATGCGCAATACGCTATGAAGGGCCAAAAGGCGGACCTGGTATGCAAGAAATGCTTAGCCCGACTTCATTGCTCACAGGTATGGGACTTGGTGCTAAAGTTGCACTTATAACAGATGGTCGTTTTAGCGGAGCTACAAGAGGGCTTAGCATAGGTCACATTTCTCCTGAAGCTGCAGAAGGTGGGCTTATAGCGCTTTTAGAAGATGGCGATGAGATAGAAATTGATGTGGATACTTACAGCATTAATGTAAATTTAACCCAAGATGAAATTAGCAAACGCAAAGCAAACTTTAAAATGCCTTATAAACAAGTAAATTCAAGATGGCTTAAAATGTATCAAAAACTTGTGAGCAATGCTAGCAAAGGCGGGGTTTTAGATTTAGAATAA
- a CDS encoding methyl-accepting chemotaxis protein, with product MQNVSHKTSEVIAQSEEIKNVTSIIGDIADQINLLALNAAIEAARAGEHGRGFAVVADEVRNLAERTQKSLGEIEANTNILVQSINEMGESIKEQTTGITQINDAVAQIDHVTQENLKIAKDSAAISDNVNKIANDILEDARKKKF from the coding sequence ATGCAAAATGTATCGCATAAAACTAGTGAAGTTATTGCTCAAAGTGAAGAGATTAAAAATGTTACTTCTATAATAGGTGATATTGCAGATCAAATTAACTTGCTTGCATTAAATGCTGCTATTGAAGCAGCTCGTGCAGGAGAACACGGTCGTGGCTTTGCTGTTGTTGCAGATGAAGTTAGAAACCTAGCTGAAAGAACTCAAAAGTCTTTAGGTGAGATTGAAGCTAATACTAATATCTTAGTTCAATCTATTAATGAAATGGGTGAGAGTATTAAAGAACAAACTACAGGTATTACTCAAATAAATGATGCTGTAGCACAAATTGATCATGTAACCCAAGAGAACTTAAAGATAGCAAAAGATAGTGCAGCTATATCTGATAATGTAAATAAAATAGCTAATGATATCTTAGAGGATGCTAGGAAGAAGAAGTTTTAA
- a CDS encoding PepSY-like domain-containing protein: MKMKLMVASLVCASSMFADMVVSPNALPQKAQEFLNTHFKGVNVGYVKQDVDSYEVNLVDGTEIDFIINGDWKEVDGKYKAIPTGFIPKEVIAKVQAAQPNAAIVEVDKKINGYKFRTNNMMEIYTDFKGNILGQKFDD; the protein is encoded by the coding sequence ATGAAAATGAAATTAATGGTAGCTAGTTTAGTTTGTGCAAGTTCTATGTTTGCAGATATGGTTGTTAGCCCAAATGCTTTACCTCAAAAGGCTCAAGAATTTTTAAACACTCATTTTAAAGGTGTAAATGTAGGTTATGTAAAGCAAGATGTAGATTCTTATGAAGTAAATTTAGTTGATGGAACTGAAATTGATTTTATCATTAATGGAGACTGGAAAGAAGTTGATGGAAAATATAAAGCAATTCCAACAGGATTTATCCCAAAAGAAGTTATTGCAAAAGTACAAGCAGCACAACCAAATGCAGCTATTGTAGAAGTAGATAAAAAAATCAATGGTTATAAATTCAGAACAAACAATATGATGGAAATTTATACAGATTTTAAAGGTAATATTTTAGGTCAAAAATTTGATGACTAA
- a CDS encoding ATP-binding protein, which produces MKDLKLFLNDTFKSNIYKNLQCSEDEILILKHLCKNYLQANASINAYNLLSEVFKNDEYEYLDHLKDLKNLIEKGFIVQIFSDFKASKNSSLLLNLLQCELSLSEVFLQVLENKSIQDYMQDQIYEDHIAYLKDEFFKIELYQRLRFFAKSSQSKNIKKDIATFEAYIKERLKKSKISNVLAEIFKEYALNDNECLIFISLLKEEYLLNTENSYSRDFNFLLHLISEDEAQKQENKALLEEDSKLLSSNLLEYDEFVNSLGDITKIFYLSDDILQRIINFKEPKKNKKIKLQNLVKEQDIFELIEPNINIDDVIMPQSTKDLLESILKQQDKKVLERLNKWGIKTNKNIEAKIIFYGPAGTGKTMSALSMAKAMKKSILSFDCSKILSKYVGESEQNVRKIFDTYKELCQTSKQSPILLLNEADQFLSTRVESSAGADKMHNQMQNIFLEQIERFSGVIIATTNFLESLDVAFSRRFEYKIEFKKPNYEQRLMIWQKALPKNAKFDDSFDLKNLASYELSGAQIVMVVKNTALKAAISKDGVFKMSDFLHTIEKEIESSFDKNKIVGFKN; this is translated from the coding sequence ATGAAAGATTTAAAACTTTTTCTTAATGATACTTTTAAAAGCAATATTTATAAAAACTTACAATGCAGTGAAGATGAAATTTTAATTTTAAAGCATTTATGCAAAAATTATTTGCAGGCAAATGCAAGTATTAATGCTTATAATCTTCTTAGTGAAGTTTTTAAAAATGATGAATATGAGTATTTAGATCATTTAAAAGATCTTAAAAATCTTATAGAAAAAGGTTTTATTGTTCAAATTTTTTCTGATTTTAAAGCAAGTAAAAACTCAAGTTTGCTTTTAAATTTATTACAATGTGAGTTAAGTTTAAGTGAAGTTTTCTTGCAAGTTTTAGAAAATAAAAGCATACAAGATTATATGCAAGATCAAATTTATGAAGATCATATTGCGTATTTAAAAGATGAATTTTTTAAAATCGAGCTTTATCAAAGATTGCGTTTTTTTGCTAAAAGCTCTCAAAGTAAGAATATTAAAAAAGATATAGCAACCTTTGAGGCATATATTAAAGAGCGTTTAAAGAAAAGTAAAATTTCTAATGTTTTAGCAGAGATTTTTAAAGAATATGCTTTAAACGATAATGAATGTTTGATATTTATTAGTTTATTAAAAGAAGAGTATTTGCTAAATACTGAAAATTCTTATAGTAGAGATTTTAATTTTTTACTTCATTTAATTAGCGAGGATGAGGCTCAAAAGCAAGAAAACAAAGCTTTGTTAGAAGAAGATTCTAAGCTACTTAGTTCAAATCTTTTAGAATATGATGAATTTGTTAATTCTTTGGGTGATATAACTAAGATTTTTTATTTAAGTGATGATATTTTACAAAGAATTATTAATTTCAAAGAGCCAAAGAAGAATAAAAAAATTAAACTTCAAAATTTAGTTAAAGAACAAGATATCTTTGAGCTAATCGAGCCAAATATCAATATAGATGATGTTATTATGCCTCAAAGTACTAAAGATTTATTAGAAAGTATATTAAAACAACAAGATAAAAAGGTTTTAGAAAGATTAAATAAATGGGGTATAAAAACTAATAAAAACATAGAAGCTAAGATAATTTTCTATGGTCCTGCTGGTACAGGTAAGACTATGAGTGCATTAAGTATGGCAAAAGCTATGAAAAAATCTATTTTAAGTTTTGATTGCTCAAAAATTTTAAGTAAATATGTGGGCGAGAGTGAGCAAAATGTAAGAAAGATTTTTGATACTTACAAAGAACTTTGTCAAACAAGTAAGCAAAGTCCTATTTTGCTTTTAAATGAGGCGGATCAATTTTTAAGTACTAGAGTAGAAAGTAGTGCTGGTGCTGATAAAATGCATAATCAAATGCAAAATATTTTTTTAGAGCAAATTGAGCGTTTTAGTGGAGTTATCATAGCTACAACAAACTTTTTAGAAAGTTTAGATGTGGCTTTTTCAAGAAGGTTTGAGTATAAAATCGAATTTAAAAAGCCAAATTATGAACAACGCTTAATGATATGGCAAAAGGCTTTGCCTAAAAATGCTAAATTTGACGATAGTTTTGATTTAAAAAATTTAGCTTCATATGAATTAAGTGGAGCTCAAATTGTAATGGTAGTTAAAAACACAGCTTTAAAAGCGGCTATTTCTAAAGATGGTGTTTTTAAAATGAGTGATTTTTTGCATACTATAGAAAAAGAAATAGAATCTTCTTTTGATAAAAATAAGATAGTTGGTTTTAAAAATTAA
- a CDS encoding YajQ family cyclic di-GMP-binding protein: MASEHSFDISGEIDKQELKNALEQAKKELDSRYDLKGIKSEIELNEKESVYKLICSSEAKLEVLKDIVISKLIKRGINPNGIKELSRESGANFRLNLKVNDTIDTDSAKKINKAIKDSKLKVTSSIRGNEIRVVGKQIDDLQSVIKIVKELNLELNLSFKNLK, translated from the coding sequence ATGGCAAGTGAACATAGTTTTGATATTAGCGGGGAAATCGATAAGCAAGAGTTAAAAAATGCTTTAGAGCAAGCTAAAAAAGAACTTGATAGCAGATATGATTTAAAGGGTATTAAAAGTGAAATAGAGTTAAATGAAAAAGAAAGTGTTTATAAGCTTATTTGCTCTAGCGAAGCAAAGCTTGAAGTGCTAAAAGATATTGTTATTTCAAAGCTTATTAAAAGAGGGATAAACCCTAATGGTATTAAAGAGTTAAGCAGGGAAAGTGGAGCAAATTTTAGACTAAATTTAAAAGTTAATGACACTATTGATACTGATAGTGCTAAGAAGATTAATAAAGCTATAAAAGATAGCAAACTAAAGGTAACTTCAAGCATTAGAGGTAATGAAATTCGCGTAGTTGGTAAGCAAATTGATGATTTACAAAGCGTGATAAAAATAGTAAAAGAACTCAATTTAGAACTTAATCTTAGTTTTAAAAACCTTAAATGA
- a CDS encoding D-2-hydroxyacid dehydrogenase encodes MKIVCLDAATLGGADLTAFESLGEFVSYDLTSKDEVIARIANAQVVMINKIIIDKKVIDSANLKLILQLGTGVNNIDVAYANSKGIVVKNAAGYSTKSVLSHTFALLFAFLNQIPYYDKWSKEGKWCESEMFCDFSKTLHALTGKKHGIIGLGAIGKEVAKVSQMFGSKICYYSTSGTNNNDEYEKVSLEELLKTCDVISIHAPLNDKTKNLLSKKELMLLKDDAILINVGRGGIINEAELAQVMNEKNIKVGLDVLEIEPMVKNHPLLSIKNKENLIITPHVAWASEESIQNLVQIVFNNLKEFIENGK; translated from the coding sequence ATGAAAATAGTGTGCTTAGATGCTGCTACCTTAGGTGGAGCGGATTTAACGGCTTTTGAAAGTCTTGGCGAGTTTGTAAGTTATGATTTAACTTCTAAAGATGAGGTTATTGCAAGAATAGCTAATGCACAAGTTGTGATGATAAATAAAATCATCATTGACAAAAAAGTGATTGATAGCGCCAATCTAAAACTTATTTTACAACTTGGTACAGGGGTAAATAATATAGATGTAGCTTATGCAAATTCTAAAGGTATAGTGGTAAAAAATGCAGCCGGTTATTCTACAAAAAGTGTTTTAAGCCATACCTTTGCTTTGCTTTTTGCTTTTTTAAATCAAATTCCATATTATGATAAATGGAGTAAAGAAGGTAAATGGTGTGAGAGTGAAATGTTTTGTGATTTTAGCAAGACTTTGCATGCTTTAACCGGTAAAAAACATGGCATTATAGGACTTGGAGCTATAGGTAAAGAAGTAGCTAAGGTTTCTCAAATGTTTGGTTCTAAAATTTGTTACTATTCTACCTCAGGGACTAATAATAATGATGAGTATGAAAAAGTAAGTCTTGAAGAGCTTTTAAAAACTTGTGATGTAATTAGTATCCACGCACCTTTAAATGATAAGACAAAAAATTTATTAAGTAAAAAAGAATTAATGCTTTTAAAAGATGATGCTATTTTGATTAATGTAGGACGCGGTGGAATCATCAATGAAGCAGAATTAGCTCAAGTTATGAATGAGAAAAATATCAAAGTAGGGCTTGATGTGCTTGAAATAGAACCTATGGTTAAAAATCATCCTTTGCTTAGTATAAAAAATAAAGAAAATTTAATCATCACTCCACATGTTGCATGGGCAAGTGAAGAATCCATACAAAATTTAGTCCAAATTGTATTTAATAATCTTAAGGAGTTTATAGAAAATGGCAAGTGA